The following is a genomic window from Ethanoligenens harbinense YUAN-3.
TACTATTTAAAGCTGGGGGATGTGGAGGTGGCCGGCGCGTCGCCCGAAACGCTGGTGCGGCTGGAAAACGGCCTGCTGGAAACCTGCCCCATCGCCGGTTCCCGCCCACGAGGCAAAACGCTTGAAGAAGACGCGGCGCTGGAAAAAGAACTGCTTGCGGACGCCAAGGAGCTCTCCGAGCACAACATGCTGGTGGACCTCGGTCGCAATGACATCGGCCGGGTAAGCAGTTTCGGCAGCGTGAACGTGGCGGAGCACGCCAAAGTGATGCGCTATTCGCAGATCATGCACATCACCTCGTTGGTGACGGGCAGGCTGCGCGCAGACCTCGATGCGTTTGAAGCGCTGCGCTCCATTCTGCCGGCGGGCACCCTTTCAGGTGCGCCTAAGGTCAAGGCGATGGAACTGATCGACAAATATGAAAACCGACGGCGCGGGCTGTACGGCGGCGCCGTCGGCTATGTGGGGTTCGACGGCAATATGGATGCCTGCATCGCCATCCGCACCGCCATTGCCAAGGGCGGCATGGCCTATGTGCAGTCCGGCGCGGGCATCGTGGCCGACAGCGTACCCGAAACCGAATATCAAGAGAGCCTGAATAAAGCCAGAGCCGTACTGCTCGCGGCGGAAAGGGCGGGTGAAATCCAATGATCCTGATTCTTGATAATTATGATAGTTTCTCCTATAATTTATATCAGGTGTTCGGCACCATCACGCCCGATGTGCGCGTGGTGCGCAGCGACAAGATCACGGTGGACGGGGTGCGCTCGCTGCACCCCTCTCATCTGGTACTTTCGCCCGGCCCCGGTTTTCCTAAAGACGCGGGCATCTGCATAGACACCGTCCACGCCTTGAAGGGAGAGCTGCCGATCTTGGGCGTCTGCCTGGGGCACCAGGCCATTGGGGAAGCGTTCGGCGGCAAAGTGGTGCATGCGCCGCAGTTGATGCACGGCAAGACCAGCACCGTCACGCTCGATAGGGACTGCCCGCTGTTCAAAGGGCTGCCTGAAACGGTGAACGTCATGCGTTACCATTCTCTGGTGGTGGAAAAGGCTACGCTGCCGTCCTGCCTGCGGGTGACGGCCGCCGAGCCGCAGGGCGAGGTCATGGCGTTTATGCACAAAGAGTATCCCGTTTTTGGGTTGCAGTTTCATCCAGAGTCGTTCATGACCGAGCATGGGGTCGACATGCTGCGGAATTTTTATTCGATACAGGTGTGAGGTGTGCAGAATGATAAAAGAAGCCATTGGGCAGGTGGTGGAAGGGAAGGACCTTTCACCCGAACAGGCCAGAGGCGCGATGGATGAGATCATGAGCGGAGGCGCCACCCCCGCGCAGATCGGTGCCTATATCACGGCGCTGCGAATGAAGGGCGAGAGCATCGATGAGATCACCGCCAGCGCGCAGGTGATGCGCGAGAAAGCGCCGCTGGTGCGGGCCGAGGGTGATGTGCTGGATATTGTGGGCACCGGTGGGGACCGCTCCTTCACGTTTAATGTGTCCACCGTCAGTTCGCTGGTGGTAGCTGCGGCGGGCGTACAGGTGGCCAAGCACGGCAATCGCTCCGCTTCCAGCAAATGCGGCAGTGCCGATGTGCTGGAAGCATTGGGCGTTAAACTCAACCTTACGGCGGAGCAGGCCGCCGGCCTGCTCCGGACCGCAGGCATCTGCTTCATGTTCGCGCAGGCGTTTCACGGTTCCATGAAATACGCCGCCGGGCCGCGCCGTGAACTTGGCATCCGCACCATCTTCAATATCCTCGGGCCGCTTGCCAACCCAGCCCGCGCCAATCTGCAGTTGCTGGGCGTCTACGACGCGGCGCTCTGCCAGCCTCTGGCGCAGGTGCTTGCCAATCTGGGGGTGCGGCGAGCCATGGTGGTCTATGGGCTGGACGGTCTGGATGAAGTCTCGCTCTGCGGGCAGACCCAAGTGAGCGAACTGATCGACCAGCGGGTGAGCAACTATTTGCTTTCGCCGGAAGATTTCGGCCTCACGCCCTGCGCGCTGGAAGACTTACGCGGCGGGGACGCACAGGAAAACGCGCAGATTGCCCGGAATATCCTTTCGGGAGAAACCGGCCCCAAGCGGGACATGGTGCTGCTCAACAGTGCCGCCGCGCTTTACATGGCCGGCAAGGCCGACGGTCTGAAAGCCGGTGTGGAGATGGCACGGGAACTGATCGATTCCGGTAAAGCGGCGGAAAAGCTCGAAGAACTGGTGCGCGTGTCCAACAGCATCGCCTGAACCGCCGCGCCCCCTCTTTGCTCCCGGAAGGGAGCGGCAGGCTGATTTCCCACACATAAAGGAGCCAAACCGCATGAGCAGTGAAACGATTTTGGATACCATCATGGCCAACCGCAGGCAGCAAATCGCCGCGCTGAAAGAGAAACGGCCGCTGCATGCCCTGGCTGAGCAGGCGTTTTCCGCGCGTGAAAAACGCACGGCGGTGGATTTTGCCGCAACGCTGAAAAAGCCCGGCCTGTCGGTGATCGCGGAGGTCAAAAAGGCGTCGCCGTCGAAAGGGGTCATTCAGCCGGACTTCCACCCGGTAGAAATTGCCCGTGCATACGAGGCGGCCGGAGCAGATGCGGTTTCCGTGCTCACCGAGGAGACATATTTCCAAGGCGGCGCGGATACCTTAACACAGGTACGCGGAGCCGTTTCGCTCCCGGTCCTGCGGAAAGATTTCATTTTTGACGAGTGGCAAATCGCCGAGGCGTGCGTGCTGGGAGCGGATGCGATTTTGCTCATTGCCTCCGTGCTGGATGTGTTCGCACTGAAAAAACTGATGGCGGTGGCGGAGATGTTCGGGTTGCAATGCCTGGTGGAGGTACGCAGCGAGTCGCAGGTGCGCGATGCATTGCGCGCGGGCGCGCGCGTGGTGGGGGTAAACAACCGCAACCTCGCCACGTTCGATGTCGATCTGTCCACGTCCGCGCGCTTCCGGCACCTTTTCCCAGAGGATGTGGTTTTCGTTTCCGAAAGCGGCATTGCCACGGCGGAAGATATGAAACAGGCCGCAGATCTGGGGGCGGATGCGGTACTCATCGGCGAAACGCTGATGCGTGCCCCCGACATTCACGCGAAACTGAAGGAATTACGGTCATTAACGCATGGTTAAAGTGAAGCTTTGCGGCTTGCGCCGCGTGGAAGATATCATTTCCGTCAACCGGCTGGCAGCGGATTACGCAGGGTTTGTGTTTGCGCCCTGCAAGCGGAAAGTCACACCGGAACTGGCGCGGGCACTGCGGAAATCCCTCAAAAGCCCTACCAAGGCGGTAGGGGTGTTTGTTGATACGCCGGCCCCGGAAGTTGCCGCTATTGCGGAATGGTGCGGAATGGATGTGGTGCAGATGCACGGGAATGAGGATGCCGAGACCGTGCAGACGCTGCGCATGCTGCTGCCGTCGGGCTGTGAAATCTGGAAAGCGGCCCATGTGCGCACGGCGGATGATATCCGCAAGGCAGCGGAAACCGGCGCGGACCGTTTGCTGCTGGATGCCTATTCACCCGATGCGGCCGGTGGGACCGGAGCCACGTTTAATTGGGAGATTATCCCGCAATGCGATATCCCTGTGCCGTATTTCGTGGCCGGGGGGCTGTCGGCGGAGAACGTGGCGGATGCGGTACGTGTCGCGCAGCCGTATGGTGTGGACGTCAGCAGCGGGGTGGAGACCGACGGCTTCAAGGACGCCGGGAAAATGGCACAGTTTGTCTGGGCCGCGCGCGGGGAGGCTTCCCAAGCGGGGCAGGGCATCGAATAAGAAAGCGAAGGTGAGCGCAATGGCGCAAAAAGGGCGGTATGGCGTCCATGGCGGGCAGTATGTGCCCGAAACATTGATGAACGCGCTGGAAGAACTGGAACAGGCGTATGCCCGGTTCCAAAACGACGCGACGTTCCAAGCGGAGTTGCAGGATTTATATCAGAACTATGCGGGCCGTCCGTCTTTGTTATATGAAGCAAAGCGGATGACGGAAGACCTCGGAGGCGCGCGGATTTTTCTCAAGCGCGAAGACCTCAACCACACCGGCTCGCACAAGATCAACAACGTGCTGGGTCAGGTGCTTATGGCCAAAAAGATGGGTAAAAAGCGTGTGATCGCCGAGACCGGTGCGGGCCAACACGGCGTGGCTACAGCAACGGTCGCCACACTGATGGGTCTGGAATGCGAGATCTTCATGGGGCGGGAGGATACCGACCGCCAGGCGCTGAACGTGTTTCGCATGGAAATGCTCGGCGCGAAGGTGCACCCGGTAGACTCCGGAACGAAAACGCTTAAAGATGCCGTCAACGAGGCTCTGCGCAACTGGACCTCCCGCGTGGACGATACGTTCTATGTGATGGGTTCGGTAATGGGGCCGCATCCCTACCCAATGATCGTGCGTGATTTCCAGAGCATCATC
Proteins encoded in this region:
- the trpD gene encoding anthranilate phosphoribosyltransferase, which encodes MIKEAIGQVVEGKDLSPEQARGAMDEIMSGGATPAQIGAYITALRMKGESIDEITASAQVMREKAPLVRAEGDVLDIVGTGGDRSFTFNVSTVSSLVVAAAGVQVAKHGNRSASSKCGSADVLEALGVKLNLTAEQAAGLLRTAGICFMFAQAFHGSMKYAAGPRRELGIRTIFNILGPLANPARANLQLLGVYDAALCQPLAQVLANLGVRRAMVVYGLDGLDEVSLCGQTQVSELIDQRVSNYLLSPEDFGLTPCALEDLRGGDAQENAQIARNILSGETGPKRDMVLLNSAAALYMAGKADGLKAGVEMARELIDSGKAAEKLEELVRVSNSIA
- the trpC gene encoding indole-3-glycerol phosphate synthase TrpC gives rise to the protein MSSETILDTIMANRRQQIAALKEKRPLHALAEQAFSAREKRTAVDFAATLKKPGLSVIAEVKKASPSKGVIQPDFHPVEIARAYEAAGADAVSVLTEETYFQGGADTLTQVRGAVSLPVLRKDFIFDEWQIAEACVLGADAILLIASVLDVFALKKLMAVAEMFGLQCLVEVRSESQVRDALRAGARVVGVNNRNLATFDVDLSTSARFRHLFPEDVVFVSESGIATAEDMKQAADLGADAVLIGETLMRAPDIHAKLKELRSLTHG
- a CDS encoding phosphoribosylanthranilate isomerase gives rise to the protein MVKVKLCGLRRVEDIISVNRLAADYAGFVFAPCKRKVTPELARALRKSLKSPTKAVGVFVDTPAPEVAAIAEWCGMDVVQMHGNEDAETVQTLRMLLPSGCEIWKAAHVRTADDIRKAAETGADRLLLDAYSPDAAGGTGATFNWEIIPQCDIPVPYFVAGGLSAENVADAVRVAQPYGVDVSSGVETDGFKDAGKMAQFVWAARGEASQAGQGIE
- a CDS encoding anthranilate synthase component II, which codes for MILILDNYDSFSYNLYQVFGTITPDVRVVRSDKITVDGVRSLHPSHLVLSPGPGFPKDAGICIDTVHALKGELPILGVCLGHQAIGEAFGGKVVHAPQLMHGKTSTVTLDRDCPLFKGLPETVNVMRYHSLVVEKATLPSCLRVTAAEPQGEVMAFMHKEYPVFGLQFHPESFMTEHGVDMLRNFYSIQV
- the trpB gene encoding tryptophan synthase subunit beta, whose amino-acid sequence is MAQKGRYGVHGGQYVPETLMNALEELEQAYARFQNDATFQAELQDLYQNYAGRPSLLYEAKRMTEDLGGARIFLKREDLNHTGSHKINNVLGQVLMAKKMGKKRVIAETGAGQHGVATATVATLMGLECEIFMGREDTDRQALNVFRMEMLGAKVHPVDSGTKTLKDAVNEALRNWTSRVDDTFYVMGSVMGPHPYPMIVRDFQSIIGKEIKAQCMEQIGRLPDVVMACVGGGSNAMGAFYDFIGDKTVHLIGVEAAGEGVDTPRTAATIERGTLGVFHGMKSYFLQDEEGQIAPVYSISAGLDYPGIGPEHAWLHDNGRAEYVGATDKEAVDAFLYLSKLEGIIPAIESAHAVAYARKLAPTLQKDAVIVINISGRGDKDVAAIARYLGVQLHD